Proteins from a genomic interval of Ndongobacter massiliensis:
- a CDS encoding HPr family phosphocarrier protein: MIEKQVTLTNAVGLHARPASIFIREAIKFVSDIFVEKENKLYNAKSIMSILSMSASKGDTIVIRAEGEDAEEAVAALVDLVENHLSEY; the protein is encoded by the coding sequence GTGATTGAAAAACAAGTGACGCTTACCAATGCGGTTGGACTGCATGCCCGTCCTGCTTCGATTTTTATCCGGGAAGCGATTAAATTTGTCAGCGACATCTTTGTGGAAAAAGAAAACAAACTCTATAACGCAAAGTCCATCATGAGCATTTTGAGCATGAGTGCTTCGAAAGGAGATACCATTGTGATTCGCGCAGAAGGCGAGGACGCAGAGGAAGCCGTTGCCGCGCTGGTGGATTTGGTAGAAAACCACTTATCCGAATACTGA
- a CDS encoding purine-nucleoside phosphorylase codes for MRDYSFRSYETLQKTADCIRTRFAGRNLQPKLGLVLGSALGGLIDDMLDPVVIDYADIPGFPISTVEGHEGKLYIGNLYGVDVICMKGRFHYYEGYDFEEITIPFRVMHLLGVEGVILTNAAGAVNYSYQVGDIMLIQDTIKLMGPSALRGKNDPEFGPRFFDVSALFTPAWRNVAREVGRQEGIPLQEGVYFFWAGPQFETPAEIRAIRLLGGDAVGMSTVPDAQACGHCGMKVLGLSLMTNLAAGMELGGVKGAEVEETGQRAAAYFKHYLEVLLPRL; via the coding sequence ATGCGCGATTATTCTTTTCGCTCCTATGAGACTTTGCAAAAAACAGCCGACTGTATTCGGACGCGCTTTGCCGGACGCAATTTGCAACCGAAGTTAGGGTTGGTGTTGGGCTCCGCGCTGGGCGGATTGATCGACGATATGCTCGATCCGGTTGTCATTGACTATGCCGACATCCCGGGATTTCCGATCAGTACGGTGGAAGGACATGAAGGCAAGCTGTATATCGGCAATTTGTACGGCGTTGATGTGATCTGCATGAAAGGCCGTTTTCACTACTATGAAGGATACGACTTTGAGGAAATCACGATCCCGTTTCGCGTCATGCACTTGCTTGGCGTAGAGGGCGTCATTTTGACAAATGCGGCGGGCGCCGTTAACTACTCGTATCAGGTCGGCGATATCATGTTGATTCAGGATACGATTAAGCTGATGGGCCCCAGTGCTTTGCGCGGAAAAAACGATCCGGAATTCGGACCGCGCTTCTTCGATGTCAGTGCATTGTTTACGCCCGCGTGGCGCAATGTGGCGCGCGAGGTTGGACGGCAGGAGGGAATTCCCCTGCAGGAGGGCGTGTACTTCTTCTGGGCGGGGCCGCAATTTGAAACCCCGGCGGAAATTCGTGCAATTCGACTTTTGGGGGGCGATGCGGTTGGCATGTCCACTGTGCCCGATGCGCAGGCATGTGGACATTGCGGCATGAAAGTGTTGGGTCTTTCCTTAATGACCAACCTTGCCGCCGGCATGGAACTGGGCGGTGTGAAGGGGGCAGAAGTCGAGGAGACGGGGCAGCGGGCTGCCGCCTATTTCAAACACTACCTCGAGGTTCTGCTGCCAAGATTGTGA
- a CDS encoding S-methyl-5-thioribose-1-phosphate isomerase, which produces MERQDKGMAYMLQYEHVAWYEDGIVRILDRRCYPTEVRFVTCKRHEEVAQAIADMVTQSAGPYTAAAMGMALAAYECRNKGKEEQLAYLKAAAETLSTARPTTVIRMRQITGGALEKAEEALERGESNAIEPIFQAALDSLNRRYAKMSRVAEYLVDLFPQKGTVMTQCFGETIVGTMLRRVREVGKDIRLFVPETRPYFQGSRLTASVCVDMGFDTTVITDNMPAAVMKEEGIDLFTSAADVITMDGYVVNKVGTYQIALCAKYHGVPYYVTGIPDRIKISDVKIEMRNPDEVLEARGVRNAMQGAKGYYPAFDKTPPHLVSGVVTNVGVFTPYNVQDYFEREEGRFY; this is translated from the coding sequence ATGGAAAGACAAGATAAAGGCATGGCTTACATGCTGCAATACGAGCATGTGGCATGGTATGAGGATGGCATTGTGCGCATTTTGGATCGGCGCTGCTATCCAACGGAAGTACGATTTGTCACCTGTAAACGGCATGAAGAAGTCGCACAGGCGATTGCGGATATGGTGACGCAGAGTGCCGGTCCCTACACGGCAGCGGCAATGGGCATGGCTCTGGCAGCATATGAGTGCCGCAATAAGGGCAAAGAAGAGCAGCTTGCCTATTTGAAGGCGGCTGCGGAGACGCTGTCTACGGCGCGTCCCACGACGGTGATTCGTATGCGTCAAATTACAGGCGGTGCATTGGAAAAGGCGGAAGAAGCGCTGGAACGAGGGGAATCGAATGCCATCGAACCCATATTCCAGGCGGCACTGGATTCTTTAAATCGCAGATATGCGAAGATGAGTCGCGTTGCGGAGTATTTGGTCGATTTGTTCCCGCAAAAAGGTACAGTCATGACGCAATGTTTCGGAGAAACCATTGTCGGCACCATGTTGCGGCGCGTGCGTGAAGTGGGGAAGGACATTCGTCTTTTTGTACCGGAAACGCGCCCCTATTTTCAGGGATCGCGCTTAACCGCCAGCGTATGTGTCGATATGGGTTTTGATACGACGGTAATTACGGATAATATGCCTGCTGCAGTAATGAAGGAAGAGGGCATTGACTTGTTCACTTCGGCGGCGGATGTGATTACCATGGACGGCTATGTGGTGAATAAAGTGGGGACCTACCAGATTGCCCTGTGCGCGAAGTACCATGGTGTACCGTATTATGTGACGGGGATTCCCGATCGTATAAAAATTTCGGATGTGAAAATTGAAATGCGAAACCCGGACGAGGTTTTGGAAGCACGCGGAGTGCGCAATGCCATGCAGGGTGCCAAGGGGTATTATCCTGCATTCGACAAGACGCCGCCGCATCTCGTCAGCGGGGTGGTCACCAATGTGGGCGTTTTCACTCCGTATAATGTGCAGGATTATTTTGAACGCGAAGAAGGACGTTTTTATTGA
- a CDS encoding nucleoside phosphorylase translates to MSKSVLLPCIAVEAGDIYPRVLTCGDPKRAERIASRLDNSVCLAKNREFWVFNGEKDGVGISIISHGVGAGGAVIAFESMVRAGAKAIVRLGTCGGMQDNITAGSLVISTGACRDDGMTEKIVPLSFPAVANYRVVQSLIEQAKKKNIPVNVGLTLTQGHFYLGVVESNVKRYASLGVLANDNEMSGLFVVAAMHGILAGGLMVADAKAFELETVESYQPDPAMMQKAVDQATDIVLDALMQLEV, encoded by the coding sequence ATGAGCAAAAGTGTATTACTACCCTGCATTGCTGTTGAGGCAGGAGATATTTATCCGCGTGTTTTAACCTGTGGGGATCCGAAACGCGCAGAGCGCATTGCAAGTCGTCTGGACAACAGCGTATGCTTAGCAAAAAACCGTGAATTTTGGGTTTTTAACGGGGAGAAGGATGGCGTAGGAATTTCCATCATTTCACATGGCGTCGGAGCGGGCGGTGCGGTGATCGCTTTTGAAAGCATGGTGCGGGCAGGGGCAAAGGCTATCGTACGCCTGGGCACCTGTGGCGGTATGCAGGATAATATTACAGCCGGAAGCCTTGTGATTTCGACAGGGGCTTGTCGAGATGACGGAATGACGGAAAAGATCGTTCCGCTTTCTTTTCCTGCTGTCGCCAATTACCGGGTGGTTCAATCGCTCATCGAACAGGCGAAAAAGAAAAATATTCCAGTAAACGTCGGCTTGACCTTGACGCAGGGACATTTTTATCTTGGTGTGGTTGAGAGCAATGTAAAACGCTATGCCTCTCTCGGCGTATTGGCAAATGACAATGAGATGTCGGGTCTTTTCGTGGTGGCGGCCATGCATGGCATTTTAGCGGGTGGCCTTATGGTGGCGGATGCGAAGGCATTTGAGTTGGAAACCGTCGAATCCTATCAACCGGATCCGGCAATGATGCAAAAAGCGGTGGATCAGGCGACCGATATTGTGTTGGATGCTTTGATGCAATTGGAGGTTTAA
- the pyrR gene encoding bifunctional pyr operon transcriptional regulator/uracil phosphoribosyltransferase PyrR: MRMRAELMDAGAIDRALMRIAHEIVERDAKAEEFLLIGIKRRGEPIAEQIAANLRRISAVPVLTSAIDISLYRDDLRPVSESPIVKHPTLAQNVVKDKVIILVDDVIYTGRTARAAMDALIAIARPAAIRLAILIDRGHRELPIRPDFVGKNIPTSRRERVEVHFPPVDSEKNVVLSEASQ; the protein is encoded by the coding sequence GTGCGGATGCGAGCGGAATTGATGGATGCAGGGGCAATTGATCGAGCCCTGATGCGCATTGCGCATGAAATTGTCGAGCGCGATGCCAAGGCGGAAGAATTTCTTCTCATCGGCATCAAACGGCGCGGTGAGCCCATTGCCGAACAGATTGCCGCCAATTTACGACGCATCAGCGCGGTGCCGGTGCTGACATCGGCCATCGATATTTCATTGTATCGGGATGATTTGCGTCCGGTATCGGAATCCCCCATCGTCAAGCACCCGACCCTTGCACAAAATGTTGTAAAGGATAAGGTCATCATCTTAGTGGATGACGTGATTTATACGGGGCGAACCGCGCGTGCGGCAATGGATGCATTGATTGCGATTGCCCGACCCGCCGCCATTCGATTGGCGATTCTGATTGACCGGGGACATAGGGAATTGCCGATTCGTCCGGATTTTGTAGGGAAGAATATTCCGACTTCACGCCGCGAGCGGGTGGAAGTGCATTTTCCGCCGGTGGATTCGGAAAAAAATGTGGTACTTTCGGAAGCGTCACAATAA
- a CDS encoding S41 family peptidase, producing MRKRKRKTESTRLRAQKRRQREEAAFFAEYSAPFDAMDEEMIRARVERSRLRREQKLFHREKQRKKQRKRRLVTVLAGVGVLAAAFFSFRWVRNTFFVQTLSALPTIRSEALQKIENQLLVTDTEGRALTKAERNTDVQELTDSLEKWMPAVYRGALGDNSFSEATQATRQTAEEASSDMQFFYALREMVRALQEDKTSVLNPADYFSLQRELGHAFYEVSSPYGKIIDSVRTSDRYQRLLEEQRADASSENKPMEETALSVRTEGSCAIVSGLAFSEERIETDRAALLEQQAQIFAASTLIFDLRGCTGESELYWCRALVPLFAQNDVGASTTVFFRDSAPEFLDYLSVRENVPEFDLDDDRTPISMLLPSELQEKISDLNYGKKITYSIPKQEGAAFSGSVYLLVDEGTKNAADTFASFCQTTHIATIAGKTTGGGGWELPPILVQLPHSGYLLRMRCGVALSPDETRLQETGTVPDFSLEDGDLLEVLLSRLS from the coding sequence ATGAGAAAAAGGAAAAGAAAAACTGAATCGACACGGCTTCGCGCACAAAAACGACGCCAACGAGAGGAAGCCGCTTTTTTCGCAGAATATTCCGCCCCTTTTGACGCCATGGACGAAGAAATGATTCGTGCACGCGTCGAACGCTCCCGTCTTCGCCGGGAACAAAAGCTTTTTCATCGAGAAAAACAACGGAAAAAGCAGCGAAAACGGCGCCTTGTTACCGTTCTTGCCGGGGTTGGTGTGCTGGCTGCCGCTTTTTTTTCCTTCCGATGGGTGCGGAATACCTTCTTCGTCCAAACTCTCTCGGCGCTGCCAACCATACGCAGCGAAGCTTTGCAAAAAATTGAAAACCAGCTGCTCGTGACCGATACCGAGGGGCGCGCGCTTACCAAGGCGGAGCGCAACACGGATGTGCAAGAATTGACGGACTCTCTGGAAAAGTGGATGCCCGCCGTTTACAGAGGCGCTCTGGGCGACAATTCTTTTTCCGAAGCCACGCAAGCCACTCGCCAAACAGCGGAGGAAGCTTCTTCCGATATGCAATTTTTCTACGCGCTGCGGGAAATGGTCCGTGCCCTGCAAGAAGACAAAACCTCTGTGCTCAATCCCGCCGATTACTTTTCCCTGCAACGTGAACTGGGCCATGCCTTTTACGAAGTTAGCTCACCGTATGGAAAAATCATTGACAGCGTGCGCACATCGGATCGCTATCAACGCTTACTCGAAGAACAGCGGGCCGATGCCTCCTCAGAAAACAAGCCCATGGAGGAAACGGCGCTTTCCGTGCGCACGGAAGGATCTTGCGCCATTGTAAGTGGACTGGCTTTTTCCGAGGAACGCATCGAAACCGACCGGGCGGCGCTATTGGAACAACAAGCGCAGATTTTTGCCGCATCGACGCTGATTTTCGACTTGCGCGGCTGCACGGGTGAAAGTGAGTTGTACTGGTGCCGCGCCCTCGTTCCGCTGTTTGCACAAAATGATGTTGGTGCCTCAACCACCGTCTTTTTCCGAGACAGCGCGCCGGAATTTCTAGACTACCTCTCCGTGCGGGAGAATGTCCCGGAATTTGATTTGGATGATGACCGCACACCGATTTCCATGCTGCTTCCATCGGAATTGCAAGAGAAAATTTCTGATCTGAACTACGGAAAGAAAATCACGTATTCCATTCCCAAACAAGAGGGCGCCGCTTTTTCCGGCTCGGTGTATCTGCTCGTCGACGAAGGGACAAAAAATGCGGCAGATACTTTCGCCAGCTTTTGTCAGACAACCCACATCGCCACGATAGCCGGAAAAACGACCGGTGGCGGCGGATGGGAATTGCCCCCGATTCTTGTGCAACTGCCCCATTCCGGGTACCTACTGCGTATGCGCTGTGGCGTTGCATTGAGTCCCGACGAAACCCGTCTGCAAGAGACCGGCACCGTTCCTGATTTTTCCTTAGAAGACGGAGATTTGCTGGAAGTCCTGTTATCCCGGCTCTCCTGA
- a CDS encoding metallophosphoesterase, translating to MILNTFFPFFLFDRQEKERQINISVIADLHYYPPSFTNAASPDYQAYLAHDPKMLRESSAALDRALEIAATQHSDILLIPGDLTKDAELQGHTEVAQKLRDFFQKTGVRPFVIPGNHDVYNFTGSSSFESGPAVPVRTVTGEDFRTIYEEFGYGGDAEFYCPPAGQYAGGLSYFCNLNHSFCLLALDTCRYSPDVNGLGRFQPVTGGAIFPDLLRWAVRKVSEATAAGKTVIGMAHHGVVPHFHGQEKMAKDFLIRDWKKAATALADAGLRYIFTGHMHANDIAQFETPRGNLLHDFQTAALVSYGSFVREVQVRKEGSFFDTEVPSSETLYAFGTFLESVPMAEQVIPDYCAYTREKLYSQDVVLQMGWTRGVQPFLARLEKESLEQVCRSVRPDFVLADQVDGMLRRLCEKALWLSMGRLGRLRLQYQDGVLFIDPHGLVRVAGKQHIFLEQIVSRLEALTAQFVECYVKDPRFLHKQYHRMARAFFRMIVDGPVSSQQAESEADAVTPAQCAHTMYDFGMYIFLAFYYGVEQPAPWAARVLARMNSGDLLAQWIDVLSPYVQETMQDFLCHLSVHLSSCFRGLMRVALRSRTRDGRLDKLLTLTKHDLEAWLDVAAHRYLTPQFYATRGEEVYKMVATFVYDNSPDGTTAPYTYRYEPFYTSVPLQQEQQAPASPPM from the coding sequence ATGATTTTGAATACCTTTTTTCCCTTTTTCCTGTTTGATCGGCAGGAAAAAGAGCGACAAATCAATATTTCCGTAATTGCGGATTTGCACTACTATCCCCCCTCGTTTACGAATGCGGCGTCCCCGGATTATCAAGCCTACCTGGCGCATGATCCGAAGATGCTGCGCGAGTCGTCCGCGGCGTTGGATCGCGCATTGGAAATCGCGGCGACGCAACATAGCGATATCCTGTTAATTCCGGGGGATTTGACGAAGGATGCCGAACTGCAGGGGCACACGGAAGTCGCACAGAAGCTGCGCGATTTTTTCCAAAAGACCGGAGTGCGCCCTTTTGTTATCCCGGGAAATCACGATGTCTACAATTTTACAGGATCTTCTTCCTTTGAATCGGGACCTGCGGTGCCGGTACGAACGGTAACAGGCGAAGATTTTCGTACCATTTATGAGGAATTCGGCTATGGTGGAGACGCGGAGTTTTATTGTCCGCCGGCGGGGCAGTATGCCGGGGGTCTTTCCTATTTCTGTAATTTGAATCATTCGTTTTGTCTATTGGCACTGGATACTTGTCGGTACAGTCCCGATGTCAACGGATTGGGACGTTTTCAGCCGGTGACGGGCGGTGCAATTTTTCCGGATCTCCTTCGTTGGGCGGTCCGAAAGGTTTCGGAAGCGACCGCTGCGGGAAAAACGGTAATCGGCATGGCCCATCACGGTGTGGTGCCACATTTTCACGGACAGGAGAAAATGGCGAAGGACTTTTTAATACGGGACTGGAAAAAAGCTGCCACGGCGCTTGCCGACGCGGGTTTGCGTTATATTTTTACGGGACATATGCATGCGAACGATATTGCGCAATTTGAAACGCCAAGGGGCAATCTTCTACACGATTTTCAGACGGCAGCACTGGTTTCTTATGGTTCCTTTGTCCGTGAAGTACAGGTACGCAAAGAGGGCAGCTTCTTTGATACGGAGGTGCCGAGCAGTGAGACATTGTACGCTTTCGGTACTTTTTTGGAATCGGTGCCAATGGCGGAGCAGGTGATTCCAGATTACTGTGCCTACACGCGGGAAAAACTCTATTCGCAGGACGTTGTATTGCAGATGGGCTGGACGCGCGGCGTACAACCGTTTCTTGCACGTCTGGAGAAGGAGAGTTTAGAGCAGGTTTGTCGATCCGTTCGCCCCGATTTTGTGTTGGCGGACCAGGTGGACGGCATGCTGCGTCGCCTTTGTGAAAAAGCGCTGTGGTTGTCCATGGGTCGGCTGGGTCGGCTGCGTTTGCAGTATCAAGACGGCGTGTTATTCATCGATCCGCACGGCTTGGTGCGTGTGGCGGGGAAACAGCACATTTTTCTGGAACAGATTGTGAGTCGTTTGGAAGCGCTGACGGCGCAGTTTGTCGAGTGTTACGTCAAAGATCCCCGCTTTTTGCATAAGCAGTATCATCGCATGGCCCGTGCCTTTTTCCGGATGATTGTCGATGGACCGGTTTCCTCGCAGCAGGCGGAGTCGGAAGCGGATGCGGTTACACCGGCGCAGTGCGCGCATACAATGTACGATTTTGGCATGTACATTTTTCTGGCATTTTACTATGGCGTGGAACAACCGGCGCCCTGGGCCGCGCGGGTATTGGCACGTATGAATTCCGGTGATCTCCTTGCGCAATGGATCGATGTGCTCAGTCCCTATGTTCAGGAGACGATGCAGGATTTTTTGTGTCACCTTTCCGTGCACTTGAGTTCATGTTTTCGCGGCTTGATGCGCGTAGCGCTGCGCTCCAGAACCCGGGACGGGCGACTGGATAAGCTGCTTACGCTGACGAAACACGATTTGGAAGCGTGGCTGGATGTGGCGGCACATCGCTATTTAACGCCGCAGTTCTACGCCACTCGTGGCGAGGAAGTCTATAAAATGGTGGCGACTTTTGTTTATGACAATTCGCCGGACGGGACGACCGCACCGTATACGTATCGGTACGAGCCGTTCTACACATCGGTGCCATTGCAACAGGAGCAGCAGGCGCCCGCGTCACCGCCCATGTAG
- a CDS encoding PaaI family thioesterase, whose amino-acid sequence MRKSVDWEALRQFRESHNPFAYELGIRLHEMQERRAEALLCIEEKHMNINGVVHGGVLMALADTAGGAACSYLDEPLSTVDLQYRFLRPVQLGDVVFAEAEVEKEGGSLLVVTVRLMVGPVLVGISTASFYRMRRKSQ is encoded by the coding sequence ATGCGAAAATCTGTTGATTGGGAAGCACTTCGACAGTTTCGGGAAAGTCATAATCCCTTTGCGTACGAACTCGGTATTCGACTTCATGAAATGCAGGAGCGCCGCGCGGAGGCGCTCCTATGCATTGAAGAAAAACACATGAATATCAACGGCGTGGTGCATGGCGGCGTGTTGATGGCGCTGGCGGACACGGCAGGCGGTGCGGCATGTTCTTATTTGGACGAACCCTTGTCTACGGTAGATTTGCAGTATCGTTTTTTACGTCCGGTACAATTGGGTGATGTTGTATTTGCCGAAGCGGAGGTTGAAAAAGAGGGGGGCTCGCTGCTGGTGGTAACCGTGCGGTTGATGGTGGGACCGGTTTTAGTAGGAATTTCGACGGCGAGCTTTTATCGGATGCGCCGCAAATCGCAATGA
- a CDS encoding ABC transporter ATP-binding protein, which translates to MLLEMNHITKYFGAFCANEDISLHLDRGEVLALVGENGAGKSTMMKILYGLEQPTEGEIRVDGKTLRIENPVEAIRAGIGMVQQNFMLFHSLSVTENIVYGCEPRKGMFFDRVRAREEVLACSKKYGLPIDPDAKISELPVGLQQRVEILKVLYQDPEIVIFDEPTAVLTPSEIEQLLQTIRDIAAKGKGVILITHKLREVEKASDRVVVLRRGKKVGSRKTSETNAKELSYLMVGKHLPEMNIEELPQGRPVLEVEDLRYAPRGVQKLDGINLHVNEGEIVGIAGVSGNGQVELISALSGMLREVEGHIRIDGVEVTNQSVREISEHDTAYVPEDRFATGCAAESSVFESSIIGYHRQDAYCHRGILRKKELSKLVDGHLSDYRVAYESQSQRCGALSGGNLQKLIIARELERGKKLNLIAEPTRGVDIGAQEFIYEKLLERRREGKALLMISSDLSEIMRLSDRIYVIYNGKIVCEAKRNELSSEEIGYYMLNGARKTEEA; encoded by the coding sequence ATGCTGTTGGAAATGAATCACATCACGAAATACTTCGGTGCATTTTGTGCCAATGAAGATATTAGCCTGCATTTGGATCGGGGCGAAGTGTTGGCATTAGTTGGAGAAAATGGCGCCGGAAAGTCGACCATGATGAAGATCCTATACGGCTTGGAGCAGCCAACCGAAGGAGAAATTCGCGTCGATGGAAAAACGCTGCGCATTGAGAATCCCGTCGAGGCCATTCGTGCCGGCATCGGCATGGTGCAGCAGAATTTTATGCTGTTCCATTCGCTTTCGGTAACAGAGAATATCGTATATGGCTGCGAACCGCGGAAGGGGATGTTTTTTGACCGTGTGCGAGCGCGGGAAGAAGTGCTCGCCTGCAGCAAGAAATACGGGCTACCGATTGATCCGGATGCAAAAATTTCCGAGCTACCTGTCGGATTGCAACAGCGCGTGGAAATTTTGAAGGTGTTGTACCAGGATCCGGAAATTGTCATTTTCGACGAGCCGACTGCCGTGCTGACGCCTTCGGAAATTGAGCAGCTGTTGCAGACGATACGGGATATTGCCGCAAAGGGCAAGGGCGTCATCTTAATTACACATAAGCTGCGGGAAGTGGAAAAGGCTTCGGATCGGGTTGTGGTTTTGCGCCGAGGAAAGAAAGTTGGCTCGCGAAAAACGTCGGAAACGAATGCCAAGGAGCTTTCCTATCTCATGGTCGGCAAGCATTTGCCGGAAATGAATATTGAAGAACTGCCGCAGGGGCGACCGGTTTTGGAAGTCGAAGATTTGCGCTATGCGCCGCGCGGCGTGCAAAAATTGGATGGCATCAATCTCCACGTGAATGAGGGAGAGATTGTTGGCATTGCTGGAGTCTCCGGAAACGGACAGGTGGAATTGATCTCCGCGCTCAGCGGGATGCTGCGGGAAGTCGAGGGGCACATTCGCATCGACGGCGTGGAAGTAACCAATCAGTCCGTGCGTGAAATTTCGGAGCACGATACCGCCTATGTGCCGGAAGACCGATTTGCGACCGGCTGCGCTGCGGAATCTTCGGTTTTTGAGAGCTCGATTATCGGCTATCATCGCCAGGATGCCTATTGTCATCGTGGAATTTTGCGCAAAAAAGAATTGAGCAAGCTGGTGGACGGGCATTTGTCCGATTATCGCGTCGCTTATGAAAGTCAGAGCCAGCGCTGCGGGGCACTTTCGGGCGGCAATTTGCAGAAGTTGATTATTGCGCGCGAGTTGGAGCGCGGCAAGAAGCTCAATCTGATTGCGGAACCAACGCGCGGCGTGGACATCGGCGCGCAGGAATTTATTTATGAAAAATTGTTGGAGCGTCGCCGGGAAGGGAAAGCGCTATTGATGATATCCTCGGATCTCAGTGAAATCATGCGTCTTTCCGATCGAATCTATGTGATCTATAATGGAAAAATTGTATGTGAAGCGAAGCGCAACGAGCTGAGTTCCGAAGAGATCGGTTATTATATGCTCAACGGCGCAAGAAAGACGGAGGAAGCATAA
- a CDS encoding ABC transporter permease, translating into MNYIAVLFNSTIRSTTPILLAALGCAVCSQSGVFNIALEGQLLIGSFAAIAADYYTQNVFLAVLIGMLAGTLVGVIVAILQVKYHGADMVVGTSINLLVLGMTSLLLNVLFGVRGKFVDPTLKSLHKINLPLIRDIPFFGRMVENLTIVDYLSYIMAVLLFLYLYRTVSGFHVRSVGINEEAASSMGINPTRERMKMVILSGALCGLGGAVLSVGQVTMFLENMTSGRGYIAMAASSMGASHPIFIIITSLFFGIAQAVGSAIQNTVPAQITMAIPYIATILALMVTYRKNTKTKKSLG; encoded by the coding sequence ATGAATTATATCGCGGTTTTGTTTAATTCTACGATTCGTTCGACAACGCCGATTCTCTTGGCTGCTTTGGGTTGTGCCGTTTGCAGTCAGTCGGGCGTCTTTAATATTGCACTCGAAGGGCAATTGCTCATCGGGAGTTTTGCCGCAATTGCAGCGGACTACTATACGCAAAATGTATTTTTGGCGGTTCTGATCGGGATGCTCGCGGGCACTCTGGTGGGCGTGATCGTAGCTATTCTTCAGGTAAAGTACCACGGTGCGGACATGGTTGTGGGGACCAGCATAAATTTATTGGTGCTCGGCATGACAAGTTTGCTCTTAAATGTCCTGTTTGGGGTAAGAGGAAAATTTGTAGATCCGACATTAAAGAGTTTACACAAAATCAATCTTCCTTTGATTCGAGACATTCCCTTTTTCGGGCGAATGGTTGAAAACTTGACCATTGTCGACTATTTGTCTTATATTATGGCCGTTTTACTGTTTTTATATCTCTATCGGACTGTGAGCGGCTTTCACGTACGATCAGTAGGGATCAACGAAGAGGCGGCTTCTTCCATGGGAATAAACCCAACGCGTGAACGCATGAAAATGGTCATTCTTTCGGGGGCTCTCTGCGGTTTAGGCGGAGCGGTGCTCAGTGTCGGTCAGGTTACCATGTTTTTGGAAAACATGACGAGTGGGCGAGGCTATATTGCCATGGCGGCATCCTCTATGGGAGCGTCCCACCCGATTTTCATTATAATAACCAGTCTTTTCTTTGGCATTGCACAAGCTGTCGGCAGCGCCATTCAAAATACGGTGCCGGCTCAAATTACCATGGCAATTCCGTATATAGCAACGATTTTAGCTTTGATGGTTACGTACCGAAAGAATACAAAAACGAAAAAATCATTAGGCTGA